A genomic window from Dehalobacter sp. 12DCB1 includes:
- a CDS encoding PAS domain S-box protein — protein sequence MNKSKKSYNVTTNEMALALACIGDGVVYTDHLGTILYINDSTAKLSGWLPEEVQGKTFEEVFPVINNETKEIMDSPIELTIRKKKALGLKNHSALIKKDGQIICISASSSPVIEQDGEVRGVIFVFRDITRIKEIENNYKNEAENFRTIFYSSPVNMVIVDEQTYISHVNNAALKLMHVQEQDVLGKTFGQAFKCAVGFEDPRGCGYAVKCKQCEIKRAGLRALKNNESIEGLEFSQTFILGGKTKQLWFQVSISPLMVDGKRNIVIALNDITEEKVLKTSLVKSHDFQLKLLDYFPVSIWRSAEKEITYVNKNLLDFTGMSFEECMGSKWLSALHPKDRAAYKKIIKNAQANQTSFEYELRLRHYDGEYRWCLSSGGPYYDLEGEYAGLIGIILDITDRKIAEDALKRYQLLSENARDIILFVSQDGKILEANKAALKAYGYDHHEIVQKTVFDFAEDVTFAREQLKIAVEKGLFIETNTKRKDGSIVPVEVSAQTTMINGQQVLLCVLREITERKKIEKQLQDSETRYRNLYNNVTDAIYIVEIIENDDRIGKIIEVNDITCQRLGYTREELFQLYLPDIVKYDTKNQIEQLEKLIQQGFDTAEHVHVTKDGREIPVEVSAHLINTNGKTCIYSLARDISERRASERALIESEEKFRSVFENAKDAIFLEQVNEKGEITIVEVNEVACKGLEYTRDELIGHSPKIISRIGKAEVDILMTQVRNYQTYVFEDIHISKNGREIPVEINIRQFKLNHIDYLILIARDITERKKNEEIFIKAKEEAEAANRAKSEFLANMSHEIRTPVNGINGMIDLTLATDLNPEQRDNLETAKICANSLLALISDILDFSKIEARKLVVENINFDMHDLLEKNSKVHTLRASKKGLQLTYDLDPSIPKYLIGDPNRLRQVLNNLVDNAIKFTDTGKIFVTVNDVLKTDQDIELKFAVQDTGIGISEEDQTFLFKTFTQVDSSITRKYGGTGLGLAISKQLVELMGGTMQVSSQKGRGSTFYFTIKFKIGIKSKTVPFLRPDISPIIRPLHILLAEDDEVSQVFLRRMLKERGHQVDTADNGLEVLDLFKKKKYDLILMDIQMPVMDGIEATKIIRESEGSRTHTPIIAVSAYALQGDEQRFLAMGMDSYLAKPIDINGLMEKISFVGRDRQEFPDKVELGDHGEIIFTNKSGNKDTEHYTSVMQEIEHCVKELDDHFESMQYEAIESIANRLKNLCNQIEADELKFCAFKIELARRKNNIEDEIEYFSLFKEAYDVFKKSLSN from the coding sequence ATGAATAAAAGCAAAAAAAGCTACAATGTCACAACAAATGAAATGGCGTTAGCTTTGGCATGTATTGGAGATGGTGTCGTGTATACGGATCATCTGGGAACCATTTTATACATCAATGATTCCACTGCCAAGCTTTCGGGCTGGCTTCCGGAAGAGGTTCAGGGCAAAACATTTGAAGAAGTCTTTCCGGTGATTAATAATGAAACCAAAGAAATAATGGATTCTCCGATCGAGCTGACCATTAGGAAAAAGAAAGCTCTGGGCTTAAAAAACCATTCGGCATTGATCAAAAAAGATGGCCAAATCATCTGTATTTCGGCAAGCAGTTCCCCAGTGATCGAACAAGACGGTGAAGTCAGAGGGGTCATCTTTGTTTTCAGGGACATCACTAGAATCAAAGAAATTGAAAACAACTATAAAAATGAAGCAGAAAATTTTAGGACGATCTTTTATTCGTCCCCGGTCAATATGGTCATTGTCGATGAGCAGACATACATCAGCCACGTAAACAATGCGGCGCTCAAATTGATGCATGTGCAAGAACAAGATGTACTTGGTAAAACATTCGGACAGGCTTTCAAATGTGCAGTCGGCTTTGAAGATCCCAGGGGCTGTGGCTACGCAGTGAAATGCAAACAGTGTGAGATTAAACGTGCCGGCTTGCGGGCACTAAAAAACAATGAATCTATCGAGGGGCTTGAGTTCTCCCAGACATTTATTCTTGGCGGCAAAACAAAACAATTATGGTTCCAAGTCAGCATCTCTCCGCTGATGGTAGACGGCAAAAGAAATATTGTAATAGCCTTAAATGATATCACTGAAGAAAAAGTACTGAAAACGTCGTTGGTAAAGTCCCACGATTTTCAGCTGAAACTGTTGGATTATTTTCCGGTTTCCATATGGCGTTCCGCAGAAAAAGAAATAACTTACGTGAACAAAAATCTGCTGGATTTTACGGGTATGAGTTTTGAAGAGTGTATGGGCAGTAAATGGTTATCAGCTTTACATCCAAAAGACAGAGCCGCTTATAAAAAAATTATAAAAAATGCACAAGCAAATCAGACATCTTTTGAATATGAGCTTCGCCTAAGACATTATGACGGGGAGTATCGATGGTGTCTCAGTTCCGGCGGCCCATACTATGACCTTGAAGGTGAGTATGCCGGACTAATCGGTATTATTCTGGACATCACCGACAGAAAAATTGCTGAAGACGCTTTAAAACGCTATCAACTGTTGTCGGAGAATGCCAGAGATATAATCCTGTTCGTTTCACAGGATGGGAAAATTCTCGAAGCCAACAAAGCAGCTTTGAAAGCTTATGGCTATGATCATCATGAGATTGTGCAAAAAACAGTTTTTGATTTTGCAGAAGATGTAACGTTTGCCAGAGAACAACTGAAGATTGCCGTGGAAAAAGGACTCTTTATCGAAACAAACACGAAACGGAAAGACGGAAGTATAGTTCCTGTTGAAGTGAGCGCACAGACCACGATGATCAATGGTCAACAGGTATTGTTGTGCGTGCTTAGAGAAATAACCGAACGTAAAAAAATTGAAAAACAGCTGCAGGACAGCGAAACACGTTATCGGAATTTATATAACAATGTTACGGATGCAATCTATATCGTTGAAATTATTGAGAATGACGATCGGATCGGGAAAATAATTGAAGTCAATGATATTACCTGTCAAAGACTTGGTTATACGAGAGAGGAACTCTTTCAGCTATATCTGCCGGATATCGTTAAATACGATACGAAAAATCAAATTGAACAATTGGAAAAGCTGATACAGCAGGGATTCGATACAGCCGAACATGTGCATGTCACTAAAGACGGAAGGGAGATCCCGGTTGAAGTCAGTGCACATCTGATAAATACTAACGGCAAAACATGCATATATTCCCTGGCGCGGGATATATCCGAGCGGAGAGCTTCGGAGCGGGCGCTAATCGAGAGTGAAGAAAAATTCCGAAGCGTCTTTGAAAATGCCAAAGATGCCATTTTCCTGGAGCAAGTCAATGAAAAAGGTGAAATCACGATTGTCGAAGTGAATGAAGTCGCCTGCAAAGGACTCGAATATACGCGGGATGAGCTGATCGGACATTCGCCAAAGATAATCTCTAGAATAGGCAAAGCGGAAGTGGATATATTAATGACTCAAGTTCGAAATTATCAAACCTATGTGTTTGAAGATATCCATATTTCCAAAAATGGCAGAGAAATTCCCGTTGAGATCAATATACGGCAATTTAAACTTAATCATATAGACTATCTCATTCTCATTGCACGGGATATTACGGAGAGAAAAAAGAATGAGGAAATATTTATCAAGGCCAAAGAAGAAGCTGAAGCTGCGAATCGGGCCAAAAGTGAATTTCTCGCCAACATGAGTCATGAGATCCGGACGCCGGTGAACGGCATTAACGGAATGATTGATTTAACGCTGGCCACGGACTTGAATCCTGAACAACGGGATAACCTCGAAACGGCCAAAATCTGTGCCAACTCCCTGTTGGCGTTAATCAGTGATATCCTCGATTTTTCCAAGATTGAGGCCAGGAAACTCGTTGTTGAAAACATCAATTTTGACATGCATGATCTGCTTGAGAAGAATTCGAAGGTGCATACGCTACGGGCCAGTAAAAAGGGGCTTCAATTAACGTATGATCTCGATCCTAGCATCCCGAAGTATCTGATCGGTGATCCGAATAGACTTAGGCAGGTCCTAAATAACCTGGTTGATAACGCGATAAAATTCACGGATACCGGTAAAATATTTGTCACTGTAAACGACGTTCTGAAGACAGATCAGGACATTGAACTGAAATTTGCTGTTCAGGATACCGGAATAGGTATTTCCGAAGAAGATCAGACCTTCCTGTTCAAAACATTTACCCAAGTCGATAGTTCTATTACCCGAAAATATGGCGGAACAGGCCTGGGGTTGGCAATTTCCAAGCAGCTAGTCGAGCTAATGGGTGGGACCATGCAGGTAAGCAGTCAAAAAGGAAGAGGAAGCACGTTCTATTTTACGATCAAATTTAAAATAGGAATAAAAAGCAAGACGGTACCGTTCCTTAGACCTGACATCAGCCCAATCATCCGGCCTTTGCATATTCTTCTTGCTGAAGATGATGAGGTAAGTCAAGTCTTTCTTCGCCGCATGCTGAAGGAAAGGGGCCATCAGGTCGATACTGCAGACAATGGTTTGGAGGTCCTGGATCTTTTTAAGAAAAAAAAATATGACCTGATCCTGATGGATATCCAGATGCCCGTGATGGATGGGATAGAAGCAACGAAGATTATCAGAGAATCTGAAGGCAGCCGAACCCATACACCAATTATTGCAGTATCTGCCTATGCGTTGCAGGGTGACGAACAAAGGTTTCTGGCGATGGGAATGGATAGTTATCTGGCAAAACCGATTGACATCAATGGTCTGATGGAAAAAATTAGTTTTGTGGGTCGAGACCGGCAAGAGTTTCCGGATAAGGTTGAGCTTGGGGACCATGGCGAAATTATTTTTACAAATAAATCTGGGAATAAAGACACTGAACATTATACTTCGGTAATGCAGGAAATCGAGCATTGCGTTAAAGAACTCGACGATCATTTTGAGAGCATGCAATATGAAGCCATAGAATCGATTGCCAATCGGCTGAAAAACCTGTGCAATCAGATCGAAGCAGATGAATTAAAATTCTGTGCTTTTAAAATCGAATTGGCGAGAAGAAAAAATAATATTGAGGATGAGATTGAGTACTTCAGCTTATTTAAAGAAGCGTATGATGTTTTTAAAAAGTCACTTAGCAATTAA
- a CDS encoding chemotaxis response regulator protein-glutamate methylesterase, with the protein MAKKKIRVLIVDDSIVFREVLARGIASDPEIEVVGMAADPFEARDKILEVEPDVMTCDVEMPKMNGIEFIRKLLPQYPIPVIVISTVSDAVFDALNAGAVEFVGKPDMNAAQRVENFLNELKIKIKVASVARIFPSLKDTAEKIENQLVDHSEKIIAIGASTGGTEAVCSILKRLPANIPGIVVVQHIPPVFSRMFAERLNNQTKLKVKEARTGDYLEQGMALVAPGDQHVKIKKIANRYRIECFTGEKVNGHCPSVDVLFESVAKEAGKNALGVILTGMGYDGAKGLLQMRRKGARTIGQDRDSCVVYGMPKVAYDIGAVERQTSLMNIPQLICTMLK; encoded by the coding sequence ATGGCCAAAAAAAAGATTAGGGTTTTAATTGTAGATGATTCCATTGTCTTCCGGGAGGTTCTGGCCAGAGGAATCGCCAGCGACCCGGAGATCGAAGTCGTGGGTATGGCCGCAGACCCGTTTGAAGCCAGGGATAAAATTCTGGAAGTTGAACCGGACGTCATGACTTGTGATGTCGAGATGCCCAAAATGAACGGCATTGAATTTATCCGCAAGCTGCTGCCGCAGTACCCGATCCCGGTGATTGTGATCAGCACGGTAAGCGATGCTGTCTTTGATGCGCTGAATGCAGGGGCTGTCGAGTTTGTCGGCAAGCCGGATATGAATGCCGCACAAAGAGTGGAAAATTTTCTAAATGAGTTAAAGATCAAGATCAAGGTGGCTTCAGTCGCACGGATATTTCCGTCGCTAAAGGATACGGCGGAAAAAATCGAAAACCAGCTTGTCGATCATTCCGAAAAGATCATTGCGATCGGGGCTTCCACTGGGGGAACAGAAGCTGTCTGCAGCATCCTGAAGCGGCTGCCTGCCAATATACCGGGGATCGTGGTTGTTCAGCACATTCCTCCTGTTTTTTCCCGGATGTTTGCCGAGCGGCTGAATAACCAGACCAAACTGAAGGTCAAGGAAGCCCGGACCGGAGATTACCTGGAACAGGGAATGGCCCTGGTTGCACCCGGCGACCAGCATGTCAAAATCAAAAAGATAGCGAATAGGTACAGGATCGAGTGTTTCACAGGAGAAAAGGTCAACGGCCATTGTCCTTCCGTCGATGTCTTATTTGAATCCGTGGCTAAGGAAGCAGGCAAAAATGCGCTGGGTGTTATTTTAACCGGTATGGGATATGACGGGGCTAAGGGACTCTTGCAGATGAGAAGAAAAGGGGCCAGAACGATCGGTCAGGACCGGGATTCCTGCGTGGTTTACGGTATGCCGAAAGTCGCTTATGATATCGGGGCCGTTGAAAGACAAACTTCTTTAATGAACATTCCCCAGTTGATTTGTACGATGTTGAAGTAA
- a CDS encoding protein-glutamate O-methyltransferase CheR, producing the protein MITITEKEFVKFAAYIEANYGIHLKKEKQSLINGRLQGVLIENGFKSFSEYYDFITSHNGGEAMTTFINKITTNHTFFMREAEHFTFLKENVLPRLAAHCRDKDLRIWSAACSSGEEPYTLAMIIDEFFGKEKVWWDTKILATDISSKALTIARNGEYANDKIAALPALWRTNYFRKLDRENAIVVEKIKNEVIFRNFNLIEKVFPFKKKFHVIFCRNVMIYFDGPTKEQLVQKFYDMTEYGGYLFIGHSESLNKDTTQYKYVMPAVYRKE; encoded by the coding sequence ATGATAACGATAACGGAAAAAGAATTTGTGAAGTTTGCAGCGTATATCGAAGCCAATTATGGGATTCATCTGAAAAAAGAAAAGCAATCGCTGATTAACGGCAGGCTGCAGGGTGTCCTTATCGAGAACGGCTTTAAAAGTTTCTCGGAATATTACGATTTCATTACTTCACATAACGGTGGGGAGGCCATGACCACCTTTATTAATAAGATTACCACCAACCATACATTTTTTATGCGGGAAGCGGAGCATTTTACTTTCTTAAAAGAGAACGTTCTGCCTAGACTGGCGGCCCATTGTCGAGATAAGGATCTGCGGATCTGGAGCGCGGCGTGCTCCAGCGGTGAAGAACCGTATACCCTCGCGATGATCATTGATGAGTTTTTTGGCAAGGAAAAAGTCTGGTGGGATACGAAGATTCTCGCAACCGACATTTCCAGCAAAGCCTTAACGATTGCCAGAAATGGCGAATACGCCAATGATAAGATTGCGGCACTGCCAGCACTGTGGAGAACAAATTATTTTAGAAAGCTCGACAGGGAAAATGCGATTGTTGTAGAAAAAATTAAAAATGAAGTAATTTTCAGGAACTTTAATCTGATAGAAAAGGTATTTCCTTTTAAAAAGAAGTTCCATGTGATTTTCTGCCGGAATGTGATGATTTATTTTGACGGGCCGACCAAAGAACAGCTTGTCCAGAAATTCTATGACATGACGGAGTATGGCGGCTACCTGTTCATCGGACATTCCGAATCGCTTAACAAAGATACAACCCAATATAAATATGTCATGCCAGCCGTATACAGAAAAGAATAA
- a CDS encoding methyl-accepting chemotaxis protein encodes MNFNKLQTKILAGYIVIVVILAIISVVTYTQVNSMVKDVNQMTEVEFVKFQINEDLALSFTDGASLARAYMLYGKQSYVDDFNVISQKCTKLQEELLAMENTPENKAMVERSNAWTAAVSGELFAAVKGGNAAQITAVGAKIAPETKALIDLNTQMAEQRAQNIDTAKDRIASKETRTIIILAVSTLTAIVLSIILGFFMARSITNPVRKLVEVSDKIADGDLNVDIDVRGKDEIGALAKSFSTMTLTLNEVISNINSASEQVASGSKQLSDSSMALSQGATEQASSIEELTASLEEISSQTKLNAQNANEANQLAEEAKKNAAQGNSQMKEMLSAMDEINNSSNNISKIIKVIDDIAFQTNILALNAAVEAARAGQHGKGFAVVAEEVRNLAARSANAAKETTDMIEGSIKNVDNGTRIASDTAKELNNIVEGISKVANLVNNIAVASNEQAIGINQVNQGIAQVAEVVQTNSATAEESAAASEELASQSELLNVQVAKFKLRKNGQYASLKGIENMSPDILKMLENMNSSSPAPALKEKPKKKIVLSDDEFGKY; translated from the coding sequence ATGAATTTTAACAAGCTTCAAACCAAGATTTTAGCCGGCTATATTGTCATTGTCGTCATCCTGGCAATCATTTCTGTAGTCACTTATACTCAGGTTAATTCTATGGTCAAAGACGTTAATCAGATGACAGAAGTCGAATTTGTGAAATTCCAAATTAATGAAGATCTGGCCTTAAGCTTCACCGATGGAGCAAGTCTGGCCAGAGCCTACATGTTGTATGGAAAACAGTCCTATGTTGACGATTTCAATGTGATTTCCCAGAAGTGCACCAAACTGCAAGAGGAATTGTTAGCCATGGAGAATACGCCTGAGAACAAGGCCATGGTAGAGAGAAGCAACGCCTGGACCGCTGCGGTAAGTGGAGAGCTGTTTGCCGCAGTCAAAGGAGGCAATGCTGCACAAATCACGGCAGTTGGGGCAAAAATTGCACCGGAAACAAAAGCCTTAATCGATTTAAATACGCAAATGGCAGAGCAAAGAGCTCAAAACATTGATACGGCAAAAGATCGTATTGCATCCAAAGAAACCAGAACTATAATTATACTGGCCGTCTCCACATTGACCGCAATCGTTCTGTCGATCATCCTCGGATTTTTTATGGCTCGCTCGATCACAAACCCTGTCCGCAAACTGGTAGAAGTTTCCGATAAAATTGCTGACGGCGATCTAAATGTCGATATAGATGTCCGCGGCAAAGATGAAATCGGAGCGCTTGCTAAATCGTTCTCGACCATGACGCTGACCCTGAATGAAGTGATCAGTAATATCAACAGTGCTTCCGAGCAGGTCGCTTCAGGCTCGAAACAACTGTCCGATTCCAGCATGGCCCTTTCCCAGGGCGCAACCGAGCAGGCTAGTTCCATTGAAGAACTGACGGCTTCTCTGGAAGAAATTAGTTCCCAGACCAAACTCAATGCCCAAAATGCCAATGAGGCAAACCAGCTGGCCGAAGAAGCCAAGAAAAATGCTGCCCAGGGCAACAGCCAGATGAAAGAAATGCTCAGTGCAATGGATGAAATCAACAATTCTTCTAATAATATTTCCAAAATTATCAAAGTCATTGACGATATTGCCTTCCAAACCAATATCCTGGCCCTGAATGCCGCTGTCGAAGCTGCAAGGGCAGGACAGCATGGCAAAGGGTTCGCCGTTGTGGCAGAGGAAGTCAGAAACCTCGCTGCCCGTTCGGCCAATGCTGCCAAAGAAACAACGGATATGATCGAGGGTTCGATCAAGAATGTTGATAATGGCACCCGGATTGCCAGCGACACGGCGAAGGAATTAAACAATATCGTCGAAGGAATTTCGAAGGTAGCCAACCTGGTGAACAACATTGCAGTAGCTTCCAACGAACAGGCCATTGGCATCAACCAGGTCAACCAGGGTATTGCTCAGGTCGCGGAAGTCGTTCAGACCAACTCGGCAACTGCTGAAGAGAGTGCCGCTGCAAGTGAGGAACTGGCGAGCCAGTCCGAGCTGCTGAATGTTCAAGTTGCCAAATTCAAGCTGCGGAAAAACGGCCAGTACGCTTCGTTAAAAGGGATCGAAAATATGAGCCCGGATATTTTGAAAATGCTCGAGAATATGAACAGCAGCAGTCCGGCTCCCGCACTAAAGGAAAAGCCAAAAAAGAAAATTGTCCTGAGTGACGACGAATTCGGCAAGTACTAA
- a CDS encoding chemotaxis protein CheW — MAEMIAEDFLEEDTQKNKFLTFSLGNEIYGIEIKYVTEIIGIQPVTEVPELPNYVRGIVNLRGKIIPVIDVRLRFKKPFMEYSDRTCVIVIDIQEISIGLIVDSVCEVLVIPEDEIVPPPSVNGGASNKYIKGIGKVDNSIKLILDCDKLLKEEELSNLTSTLSEGVIS, encoded by the coding sequence ATGGCAGAAATGATTGCAGAAGATTTTTTGGAAGAAGATACTCAGAAAAACAAGTTTTTAACCTTTTCTCTTGGCAACGAAATCTACGGGATTGAAATTAAGTACGTGACAGAAATTATCGGTATCCAGCCGGTTACTGAAGTGCCGGAGCTGCCCAATTATGTTCGCGGAATTGTCAATTTGAGAGGGAAGATCATTCCGGTCATCGATGTGCGCCTGCGCTTCAAAAAACCATTTATGGAATATAGTGACCGGACCTGCGTCATCGTGATCGACATTCAGGAAATATCAATTGGTCTAATCGTGGACAGCGTATGCGAGGTGCTTGTCATCCCTGAAGACGAAATCGTGCCTCCTCCCAGTGTTAATGGAGGTGCCAGCAACAAATACATTAAAGGAATCGGCAAGGTCGACAACAGTATCAAGCTCATTCTTGATTGCGACAAATTATTAAAAGAAGAAGAACTATCCAACCTGACATCTACACTTAGTGAGGGGGTAATATCATGA